The genomic DNA TGGCCCGCACATCGGCGAAGTCAAGGTTTACCAGACCGGGCACGGTGATAAGTTCGGTGATACCTTTGACCGCCCGCATCAGGACCTCGTCGGCTACCTTGAATGCGGCATAGAGTGGCAATTTCGGTACAACCTCAATGAGCCGGTCATTCGGAACGACAATGACGGTATCTGCAACATCACGAAGACGTTCAAGCCCTGCCTCGGCATTCTCCATCCTGATGGCCCCTTCAGATGTGAAAGGTAAGGTGACTATGGCTATAGTCAGGGCACCTTCTTCATGGGCTGCCCGTGCAACCACCGGAGCACACCCAGTACCAGTTCCCCCGCCAAGACCAGCGGTGATAAAGACCATGTCAGAGTCTTCAACAGCCCGTCGGATGTCATGTTCACTCTCAAGTGCTGCCTCTTCCCCGACCTGCGGATAGGATCCTGCCCCAAGACCTCGTGTCCGCTGTCTTCCTATAAGAATACGGTGATCTGCCTTGACGGTTGCAAGATGCATGGCATCGGTATTGATGGCATACAGGGTGGTTCCTGCAATCCCCTCATCCTTCATCCGGGTAATTGTGTTTGACCCGGCACCTCCACAACCGATAACTGAGATCCGGGTTGTCATCGTCCGGAGAACAGCATCAAGATCACTATTATTCTGCGGAATCTGTTGCTCTGCTTTTGCCCTGTTGAGC from Methanospirillum hungatei JF-1 includes the following:
- the ftsZ gene encoding cell division protein FtsZ yields the protein MKSIVEEALNRAKAEQQIPQNNSDLDAVLRTMTTRISVIGCGGAGSNTITRMKDEGIAGTTLYAINTDAMHLATVKADHRILIGRQRTRGLGAGSYPQVGEEAALESEHDIRRAVEDSDMVFITAGLGGGTGTGCAPVVARAAHEEGALTIAIVTLPFTSEGAIRMENAEAGLERLRDVADTVIVVPNDRLIEVVPKLPLYAAFKVADEVLMRAVKGITELITVPGLVNLDFADVRAIMEKGGVAMIGMGESDAQDKSADSVRKAIRSPLLDIDISCATSALVNVTGGPDMTMAEAEGVVEEVYALIDPDARIIWGAQIDPTMQNTIRTLLILTGVRSPQIYGRNEKNNPKFQRHFEIDFLK